The following are encoded in a window of Gallaecimonas xiamenensis 3-C-1 genomic DNA:
- a CDS encoding PHA/PHB synthase family protein: MTASPFDDFDRLYQANLARLTLGLTPAGLGEAYGAWLAHLAISPGRLAELALFPWLDWPALLDSSKDGAKDPRFASSHWQLWPWQGLAQGFAQAERFWQRATTGIEGLSPQYQQILAFAARQYLDALSPSNYLASNPDLLHTSLQQLGQNLVKGAQNALEDWRRNLTCEAPVGTEAFEPGRDLACTPGKVVYRNGLMELIQYQPAGPSVHKEPVLVMPAWIMKYYILDLSPHNSLVRYLLEQGHSVFMISWKNPGPGDRDLGMEDYVRDGALAAIDVVQRLAKGAPLHLAGYCLGGTLALLTAAHLGSRPDNPLQTLTLFAAQGDFTEAGELMIFVTPSEVAYLKSMMWAQGTLDTKQMAGAFQLLRSNDLIWSRLVHEYLQGERSPMSDLMAWNSDATRMPYKMHSEYLEKLFLNNEFAEGRYQLFGQPVAAGNIKIPIFAVGTEKDHVAPWVSVHKVHLLSTSDVTFVLASGGHNGGIVSEPGRPHRHYRIALKKAQDPYLSPKAWQEAATPQLGSWWPAWQGWLAQHSSGQVAAPKGLGSRQYPPLGDAPGHYVFDK, from the coding sequence ATGACGGCCTCGCCCTTTGACGACTTTGATCGCCTCTACCAGGCAAACCTGGCCCGGCTGACCCTGGGGCTGACCCCGGCTGGCCTGGGCGAGGCCTATGGGGCCTGGCTGGCCCATTTGGCCATCAGCCCCGGGCGCCTGGCGGAGCTGGCGCTCTTTCCCTGGCTGGACTGGCCGGCGCTGCTGGACTCGTCAAAGGACGGCGCCAAAGACCCGCGCTTTGCCTCCAGCCATTGGCAGCTTTGGCCCTGGCAGGGCCTGGCCCAGGGCTTTGCCCAGGCCGAGCGCTTTTGGCAGCGGGCCACCACCGGCATAGAGGGGCTGTCTCCCCAATACCAGCAGATCCTCGCCTTTGCCGCCCGCCAGTACCTGGACGCCCTTTCCCCCAGCAACTACCTGGCCAGCAACCCCGATCTGCTGCACACCAGCTTGCAGCAGCTGGGCCAGAACCTGGTCAAGGGAGCCCAAAACGCCCTGGAAGACTGGCGCCGCAACCTTACCTGCGAGGCGCCGGTGGGCACCGAGGCCTTCGAGCCGGGCCGGGATCTGGCCTGCACCCCCGGCAAGGTGGTGTATCGCAACGGCCTGATGGAGCTGATCCAATACCAGCCGGCCGGGCCCAGCGTCCATAAGGAGCCGGTGCTGGTGATGCCGGCCTGGATCATGAAGTACTACATCCTCGACCTGTCCCCCCACAATTCCCTGGTCCGCTACCTGCTGGAGCAGGGCCACAGCGTCTTTATGATCTCCTGGAAAAACCCCGGCCCCGGTGACCGGGACCTTGGCATGGAAGACTATGTGCGCGACGGCGCCCTGGCCGCCATAGACGTGGTGCAGCGCCTGGCCAAAGGCGCCCCCCTGCACTTGGCCGGCTACTGCCTGGGGGGCACCCTGGCGCTGCTGACCGCCGCTCATCTGGGCAGCCGCCCCGATAACCCCTTGCAGACCCTGACCCTCTTTGCCGCCCAGGGGGACTTTACCGAGGCCGGGGAGCTGATGATCTTCGTGACCCCCAGCGAAGTGGCCTACCTCAAGAGCATGATGTGGGCCCAAGGCACCCTGGACACCAAGCAGATGGCCGGGGCCTTCCAGCTGCTGCGCTCCAACGACCTGATCTGGTCGCGGCTGGTGCACGAGTACCTGCAAGGGGAGCGCTCCCCCATGAGCGATCTGATGGCCTGGAACAGCGACGCCACCCGCATGCCCTACAAGATGCACAGCGAATACCTGGAAAAGCTGTTTCTCAACAACGAGTTTGCCGAGGGCCGCTACCAGTTGTTCGGCCAGCCGGTGGCGGCCGGCAATATCAAGATCCCCATCTTTGCAGTAGGCACCGAAAAGGACCATGTGGCGCCCTGGGTGTCGGTGCACAAGGTGCACCTGCTCAGCACCAGCGACGTCACCTTCGTGCTGGCCAGTGGCGGCCACAACGGCGGCATCGTCAGCGAGCCGGGCAGGCCCCATCGCCATTACCGCATCGCCCTGAAAAAGGCCCAGGACCCTTACCTGTCCCCAAAGGCCTGGCAGGAGGCGGCCACGCCGCAGCTGGGCTCCTGGTGGCCGGCCTGGCAGGGCTGGCTGGCCCAGCACAGCTCGGGGCAGGTCGCCGCCCCCAAGGGCCTTGGCAGCCGCCAATACCCGCCCCTGGGGGACGCCCCCGGCCACTATGTCTTTGACAAATAA
- a CDS encoding bifunctional enoyl-CoA hydratase/phosphate acetyltransferase, whose amino-acid sequence MDAQPLCNLTFDELALGQSASLTRTLTQHDIDLFAVMSGDVNPAHMNPDYAKASLFHGVIGHGMWSGALISTVLGTQLPGPGTIYLGQDIRFLKPVHVGDTITVTLTVKHKATGKPLVEFDCQCHNGKGELVVAGTATVLAPTEHLRLPRPVLPQVELYQDHYQDILARCRTLGAVKTALVHPVNGAALAAALEAAAENLIEPVLVGPKERILAAARDNNIDISPWQLIDVEHSHAAAAKAVELAASGQVAAIMKGALHSDELLGAVVKGSGGLRTERRISHAYIMEVRGYPKPLIITDAAINIAPTLEEKADICQNAITLWHTLFGHHRLPKVALLSAVETVTSRMASTLDAACLCKMADRGQISGALLDGPLALDNAISPQAAREKGIDSPVAGDADILVVPDIEAGNMLAKQLTFLGQANAAGIVLGARVPIILTSRADSLRTRLLSCATAVFLSAARQQGDLK is encoded by the coding sequence ATGGACGCCCAGCCCCTTTGCAACCTGACCTTCGACGAGCTGGCCCTGGGCCAGAGCGCCAGCCTGACCCGCACTTTGACCCAGCACGATATCGACCTCTTTGCGGTGATGTCCGGGGACGTCAACCCGGCCCATATGAACCCCGACTACGCCAAGGCCAGCCTCTTTCATGGCGTTATCGGCCACGGCATGTGGTCGGGGGCCCTGATTTCCACCGTGCTGGGTACCCAGCTGCCCGGCCCCGGCACCATCTACCTGGGCCAGGACATCCGCTTTTTAAAACCGGTGCACGTAGGGGATACCATCACTGTCACCCTCACCGTCAAGCACAAGGCCACCGGCAAGCCCCTGGTGGAATTTGACTGCCAATGCCATAACGGCAAGGGCGAGCTGGTGGTGGCAGGCACCGCCACTGTGCTGGCCCCCACCGAGCACCTGCGCCTGCCCCGCCCGGTATTGCCCCAGGTGGAGCTGTACCAGGACCACTACCAGGACATTCTGGCCCGCTGCCGCACCCTGGGAGCCGTCAAGACCGCCCTGGTGCACCCGGTCAACGGCGCCGCCCTGGCCGCCGCCCTGGAAGCGGCCGCCGAAAACCTCATCGAACCTGTGCTGGTGGGCCCCAAGGAGCGGATCCTGGCTGCCGCCCGCGACAACAACATCGATATCAGCCCCTGGCAACTGATTGACGTGGAGCACAGCCATGCCGCTGCCGCCAAGGCGGTGGAGCTGGCGGCCAGCGGCCAGGTGGCCGCCATCATGAAAGGGGCCCTGCACAGCGACGAACTGCTGGGAGCCGTGGTCAAAGGCAGCGGCGGCCTGCGCACCGAAAGGCGCATCTCCCATGCCTACATCATGGAAGTGCGGGGCTACCCCAAGCCCCTTATCATCACCGACGCCGCCATCAACATCGCCCCCACCCTGGAAGAAAAGGCCGATATCTGCCAGAACGCCATCACCCTGTGGCACACCCTGTTCGGCCACCATCGCCTGCCCAAGGTGGCGCTGCTGTCGGCGGTGGAAACCGTCACCAGCCGCATGGCCTCTACCCTGGACGCCGCCTGCCTTTGCAAGATGGCCGACCGGGGCCAGATCAGCGGCGCCCTGCTAGACGGCCCCCTGGCCCTGGACAACGCCATCAGCCCCCAGGCCGCCCGGGAAAAAGGCATCGACTCGCCGGTAGCCGGTGACGCCGACATCCTGGTGGTACCCGACATCGAAGCGGGCAACATGCTGGCCAAGCAACTGACCTTCCTGGGCCAGGCCAACGCCGCCGGCATAGTGCTGGGGGCCAGGGTGCCCATCATCCTCACCAGCCGCGCCGACAGCCTGCGTACCCGATTGCTGTCCTGCGCCACCGCCGTGTTCCTGTCCGCCGCCCGCCAGCAGGGGGACCTGAAATGA
- a CDS encoding acetate/propionate family kinase, with amino-acid sequence MTQALLVLNTGSSSVKFRVFALAPGLALLAGGKIEDIGSGASIKANVAGGQATLGALPEVKDHDQAVSLMLDWLDSHNSGWQLVACAHRIVHGGDRYQQATALDEAALDYLAGLTPLAPLHQPHNLAGVALVAARRPGLRHYGCFDTAFHARHQPLFNRYALPDRLFERGIRRYGFHGLSYDWLAHCLRQEYPALAQGKVVAAHLGNGASLCAMAGGASVDTTMGMTALEGLPMGTRCGNLDAGAVFFMVKDLGMALAEAERLLYEESGLKGLSGISNDVKVLLASAEPRARFALDFFALKVAQQVAAMAVSLGGLDALLFTGGIGENAAPIRRQILSHLAFLPPFAHLVIAANEEAAMATEILEGFAKELL; translated from the coding sequence ATGACCCAGGCCCTGTTGGTGCTCAATACCGGCTCGTCCAGTGTCAAATTCCGGGTCTTTGCCCTGGCGCCGGGGCTGGCGCTGCTGGCCGGTGGCAAGATTGAAGATATCGGCAGCGGCGCCAGCATCAAGGCCAATGTGGCTGGCGGCCAGGCCACCCTGGGAGCCCTGCCCGAGGTCAAGGACCACGACCAGGCGGTATCGCTGATGCTCGATTGGCTGGACAGCCACAACAGCGGCTGGCAGCTGGTGGCCTGCGCCCACCGCATCGTTCACGGCGGCGACCGCTACCAGCAGGCCACAGCCTTGGACGAGGCCGCCCTCGATTACCTGGCGGGGCTGACCCCCCTGGCCCCCCTGCACCAGCCCCACAACCTGGCCGGGGTGGCGCTGGTGGCGGCAAGGCGCCCCGGCCTTCGCCATTACGGCTGCTTTGACACCGCCTTTCATGCCCGCCACCAGCCCCTGTTCAACCGCTATGCCCTGCCGGACCGCCTCTTTGAGCGGGGCATACGCCGCTACGGCTTTCATGGCCTGTCCTACGACTGGCTGGCCCATTGCCTGCGCCAGGAATACCCGGCCCTGGCCCAAGGCAAGGTGGTGGCCGCCCACCTGGGTAACGGCGCCAGCCTCTGCGCCATGGCTGGCGGCGCCAGCGTCGACACCACCATGGGCATGACCGCCCTCGAAGGGCTGCCCATGGGCACCCGCTGCGGCAACCTGGACGCCGGGGCGGTGTTTTTCATGGTCAAGGATCTGGGCATGGCCCTGGCCGAAGCCGAGCGCCTGCTCTATGAAGAGTCGGGCCTCAAGGGGCTGTCGGGGATCAGTAACGACGTCAAGGTACTGCTGGCAAGCGCCGAGCCCAGGGCCCGTTTTGCCCTGGATTTTTTCGCCCTGAAAGTGGCCCAGCAGGTGGCGGCCATGGCGGTGTCCCTGGGGGGGCTGGACGCCCTGCTCTTTACCGGCGGCATAGGGGAAAACGCCGCCCCCATCCGCCGCCAGATCCTAAGCCACCTGGCCTTTTTACCGCCCTTTGCCCACCTGGTGATCGCCGCCAATGAAGAGGCCGCCATGGCCACCGAGATCCTCGAAGGCTTTGCCAAGGAGCTGCTATGA